The Helicobacter ganmani genome includes a window with the following:
- a CDS encoding hotdog fold domain-containing protein, protein MDEDFIKSEEEDFLNKPDADAVLQKSCLNIDLNNGTIKEQKYGKSSVLLETSSKMVVDKQGLIHSGNLFSSAAYCALLAVNNPNGIVIGAEVKFLAPIELGNEVLFRGETLQEDTKKREVKVEGFVLDIKIFDAMFYIAVFDKHVLSLHITKEMEKKMG, encoded by the coding sequence ATGGACGAGGATTTTATAAAGTCTGAAGAAGAAGATTTTTTAAACAAACCAGACGCCGATGCGGTCTTGCAAAAATCTTGCTTGAATATTGATTTGAATAATGGCACAATCAAGGAGCAAAAATATGGTAAATCCTCTGTTCTTTTGGAGACAAGTAGCAAAATGGTGGTGGATAAGCAAGGATTAATCCATTCGGGAAATTTGTTTTCTAGTGCTGCTTATTGTGCGTTATTGGCGGTGAATAATCCCAATGGAATCGTGATTGGTGCAGAAGTGAAGTTTCTAGCACCTATTGAGTTGGGCAACGAAGTCTTGTTTCGCGGAGAAACCTTGCAAGAAGATACGAAAAAGCGCGAAGTCAAGGTAGAAGGATTTGTGTTAGATATTAAGATTTTTGACGCGATGTTTTATATTGCGGTGTTTGATAAGCATGTTTTAAGTTTGCATATTACTAAAGAAATGGAAAAGAAAATGGGCTAA
- a CDS encoding histidinol-phosphatase, with amino-acid sequence MRVDLHNHTSLCNHATGTMEEYVLRAIEEKIDVFGFSCHNPMAFDEQYRMDFKDLPFYFDEIARLKEKYKGQIEILTALEIDFLPSFAEERLFDFPLDYRIGAVHFLGDWGFDNPEFIREYARRDINDCWSEYYKATEMLAKSGKFDILAHMDLLKVFNYRPTKDLRPQIESALKAVKEANMCIEINAAGFRKQVQEQYPSEEILQIAYSLEIPICFGSDAHAVEQIGFKHSELVSLAKQVGYTKCALYRNRERELVEF; translated from the coding sequence ATGCGGGTAGATTTGCACAATCACACAAGCCTTTGTAACCACGCGACAGGCACAATGGAGGAATATGTCCTCCGAGCAATAGAAGAAAAAATTGATGTTTTTGGATTTTCTTGCCACAATCCGATGGCTTTTGATGAACAATATAGAATGGATTTTAAGGATTTACCCTTTTATTTTGATGAAATTGCGCGATTAAAAGAAAAATACAAAGGGCAAATTGAAATCTTAACTGCGCTAGAGATTGATTTTTTGCCCTCTTTTGCAGAGGAAAGATTGTTTGATTTTCCACTAGATTATAGAATCGGAGCGGTGCATTTTCTGGGCGATTGGGGGTTTGATAACCCCGAGTTTATCCGCGAATATGCAAGACGCGATATTAATGATTGTTGGAGTGAATATTATAAAGCCACAGAAATGCTAGCAAAAAGCGGAAAGTTTGACATTTTGGCGCATATGGATTTGTTAAAAGTCTTTAATTATCGCCCAACAAAGGATTTGCGCCCACAAATAGAATCTGCGCTCAAGGCTGTGAAAGAAGCCAATATGTGTATAGAGATTAACGCAGCAGGATTCCGCAAACAAGTTCAAGAGCAATACCCAAGCGAAGAGATTTTGCAAATTGCTTATTCCTTAGAGATTCCAATTTGTTTTGGGAGCGACGCCCACGCGGTAGAGCAAATTGGCTTCAAACATTCAGAGTTGGTATCACTTGCCAAGCAAGTAGGTTACACAAAGTGCGCCCTCTATCGCAACAGAGAGCGAGAGTTGGTAGAATTTTAG